From the genome of Hymenobacter cellulosilyticus, one region includes:
- a CDS encoding RNA polymerase sigma factor encodes MDTLQPSDSALISLYIAGKEDAFALLLDRHKSRVFTTIMLIVRDEDVAEDLLQDTFIKAIHTMKSGRYNEEGKFSSWICRIAHNLAIDFFRREKRSPLLNLDTTSHAFNSLSLAEEGAEATITREETHARLRELIQDLPAVQKEVLIMRHYGDMSFQEIADATGVSINTALGRMRYALINLRKKMAAQPVFYDQNLYPRETAPVRIQRIAG; translated from the coding sequence ATGGACACCTTGCAGCCGAGCGATTCCGCTCTCATATCCCTTTACATTGCCGGTAAGGAAGATGCCTTTGCCCTATTGCTAGATCGGCACAAAAGCCGCGTTTTCACCACGATTATGCTAATCGTGCGCGATGAGGACGTAGCCGAAGACCTGCTGCAGGATACCTTTATCAAAGCTATCCACACGATGAAGAGTGGGCGCTACAATGAGGAAGGAAAATTCTCTTCCTGGATTTGCCGTATCGCTCATAATCTGGCGATTGACTTCTTCCGCCGCGAAAAACGCAGTCCTTTATTGAATCTTGACACAACAAGTCATGCATTCAATTCGTTGTCGTTGGCAGAAGAGGGTGCGGAGGCTACCATCACCCGTGAGGAAACCCACGCCCGTCTTCGGGAGCTAATCCAGGACCTGCCCGCAGTGCAGAAAGAAGTGCTCATCATGCGTCACTACGGCGACATGAGCTTTCAGGAAATTGCGGACGCGACGGGGGTTAGCATCAACACAGCGCTGGGGCGTATGCGTTACGCGCTGATTAACCTGCGGAAGAAGATGGCCGCACAACCCGTTTTCTATGATCAAAACCTTTACCCACGAGAAACTGCTCCGGTACGTATACAACGAATTGCCGGCTAA
- a CDS encoding RNA polymerase sigma-70 factor produces MATSDATDALEVRLAHLRATDAEAFMEVLFREFYRPLGTVIQRVVKDKEATEDLLQDVFLRIWNGRDTLVISTTYRAYLYRAALNAALRYQERGQRQVAWDDAPATAEPRVDNALHTLYQQEAEDSVEAALAHLPPQCRTVFTMSRYEEMSYQEIADALEISPKTVENQMGKALRILRQQLSGLLKNLYSFLL; encoded by the coding sequence ATGGCTACTTCCGATGCTACAGATGCTTTAGAAGTCCGGCTTGCCCACCTGCGGGCTACCGACGCGGAAGCCTTTATGGAGGTGCTGTTCCGGGAATTCTACCGGCCCCTGGGCACGGTTATTCAGCGGGTCGTTAAAGACAAGGAAGCCACCGAAGACCTGCTGCAGGACGTGTTTTTGCGCATCTGGAACGGGCGCGACACGCTGGTTATCAGCACCACGTACCGGGCTTACCTGTACCGGGCAGCCTTGAACGCCGCTTTGCGCTACCAGGAGCGGGGCCAGCGCCAGGTAGCCTGGGACGACGCTCCCGCCACAGCCGAGCCGCGCGTTGATAATGCCCTGCACACGCTCTACCAGCAGGAAGCGGAGGATTCGGTGGAAGCGGCCCTTGCTCACCTGCCGCCCCAGTGTCGGACCGTGTTTACCATGAGCCGCTACGAGGAAATGAGCTACCAGGAAATAGCCGATGCCCTCGAAATTTCCCCCAAAACTGTCGAAAATCAGATGGGCAAGGCCCTGCGCATTTTGCGGCAACAGCTCAGCGGCCTGCTCAAGAATCTGTATTCTTTCCTGCTGTAA
- a CDS encoding DUF2807 domain-containing protein — protein sequence MKNLLYFGFLTLTLGLTSCDCDDVFPDKVTGSGPVVTENRTVTDFSRLELSVNAEVFLTQGSSRSLRVEAQQNILNVLQTNVSGERLAINYGRVNVRRHEPIRVYITTPNLSSVHVSGSGSVVGQNAWRIDDLGLSLSGSGGINLG from the coding sequence ATGAAAAACCTTCTCTACTTCGGCTTCCTAACCCTCACCCTCGGCCTGACCAGCTGCGACTGCGACGACGTCTTCCCCGACAAAGTAACCGGCAGCGGCCCGGTAGTGACCGAGAACCGGACCGTGACCGACTTCTCCCGCCTGGAGCTTTCGGTGAATGCCGAGGTGTTCCTGACTCAGGGCTCCAGCCGCTCGCTGCGGGTAGAAGCTCAGCAAAACATTCTGAACGTGCTGCAAACCAACGTGAGCGGCGAGCGGCTGGCCATCAACTATGGTCGGGTAAACGTGCGCCGCCACGAGCCCATCCGGGTGTACATCACCACGCCAAACCTGAGCAGCGTGCATGTGTCGGGCTCGGGCAGCGTGGTGGGGCAGAATGCCTGGCGCATCGACGACCTGGGGCTGAGCCTCTCGGGCTCGGGCGGCATTAATCTGGGGTAG
- a CDS encoding glycosyltransferase — translation MHIAVFSQYHTNPDCPATSRHYSLLAHLAKSHRVTLITTRTWESQRLTQEYPWLPEGVEMRAAEVPYENRMGVARRVLSFGQYAAYAVREGLKLERPDVIWGISTPLTAAWAAAQVAKRRQIPWVFEVQDLWPSFPIAMGAVPTRWAQNRLFALEKSLYQSAQHILPLSPDMTRYVQQLGFPTSKITTVLNGTDLDLAAQATPAAVAKLQAQLGLTGKQVILYAGTFGRANDIPTLVAAAEALALVHPQAVWLFMGLGFHEPLVRAAALRCPAIRLVPPQPGMPYLAGLSWPMLPSYPSSTFPCWTPIPRPSSMIVWP, via the coding sequence GTGCACATTGCCGTTTTCAGCCAGTACCACACCAACCCTGACTGTCCGGCAACGAGCCGCCATTACTCCTTGCTGGCGCACCTGGCCAAGTCGCACCGCGTCACGCTCATTACCACTCGCACTTGGGAAAGCCAGCGCCTGACGCAGGAGTATCCGTGGCTGCCGGAAGGCGTGGAAATGCGGGCCGCCGAGGTGCCCTACGAAAACAGGATGGGTGTGGCTCGGCGGGTGCTGTCGTTTGGGCAGTATGCTGCTTACGCTGTGCGGGAAGGCCTGAAACTAGAGCGGCCCGATGTCATCTGGGGAATTTCCACCCCGCTGACAGCTGCCTGGGCTGCCGCGCAAGTGGCCAAGCGGCGTCAAATTCCCTGGGTGTTTGAGGTGCAGGATCTGTGGCCGTCCTTTCCCATTGCCATGGGCGCGGTGCCCACCCGTTGGGCCCAGAACCGCCTGTTTGCCCTCGAAAAAAGTCTGTACCAGAGTGCCCAGCATATTTTGCCTCTGTCGCCGGATATGACGCGCTACGTGCAGCAGTTGGGCTTTCCGACGAGCAAAATTACTACTGTGCTAAACGGTACCGACCTGGACCTGGCCGCCCAGGCCACGCCGGCAGCCGTAGCTAAACTGCAGGCCCAGTTGGGCTTGACTGGCAAGCAAGTAATTCTCTACGCCGGTACCTTTGGGCGGGCCAACGATATTCCAACGCTGGTGGCAGCGGCCGAAGCCCTGGCTCTGGTTCATCCCCAGGCAGTATGGCTGTTTATGGGTCTTGGGTTTCATGAGCCCCTGGTGCGGGCTGCTGCTTTGCGGTGTCCTGCCATTCGGCTGGTGCCGCCCCAGCCCGGCATGCCGTATTTAGCTGGTTTAAGCTGGCCGATGTTGCCGTCGTATCCTTCCTCGACCTTCCCGTGCTGGACGCCAATTCCCCGGCCAAGTTCTATGATAGTCTGGCCGTAG
- the gldB gene encoding gliding motility lipoprotein GldB has translation MTYIPAYLRLILFCFLGSSLVLSSCTSNETCSADPEVAKVPVTVQMERLEQPFFQIKNAAEAKQFMRQNPTFTTYFLGRKQFPSEDVLAEKLVSLSTNQGLQKLGKDSEAAFKDTNALQSQLKQLFQHVRYYFPNFSVPPVKTFVSGLSQDLFVNDSLMVLSIDFFAGAKASYRPNVPEYILRRYEPAYMIPTAALAISSKYNQKKLTDQTMLSEMVQFGKSLYFAEKVLPCTADTLLIGFTGPEMANLQFNEGKVWAHFIEKNLLYNTSPFTIQKYIGERPNVPEIDKTCPGRVGAWVGWQIVRKYMAEHPNVTLAQLMAQKDPQRILNESRYRPRRK, from the coding sequence GTGACTTACATTCCTGCCTACCTCCGCCTTATACTGTTCTGTTTTCTGGGCTCCAGTCTGGTGCTCAGCAGCTGCACATCCAACGAAACCTGCTCGGCCGACCCGGAAGTGGCCAAAGTGCCGGTTACGGTGCAGATGGAACGGTTAGAGCAGCCATTCTTTCAGATCAAGAATGCAGCGGAAGCTAAGCAGTTCATGCGTCAGAACCCTACTTTCACTACCTATTTCCTGGGACGGAAGCAGTTTCCGTCGGAGGATGTCCTAGCGGAGAAATTGGTGAGTTTGTCCACCAACCAGGGCTTGCAGAAACTGGGGAAGGATTCGGAAGCTGCCTTTAAGGACACCAACGCGCTGCAGAGTCAACTTAAGCAGCTGTTTCAGCATGTACGCTACTATTTTCCGAATTTTTCGGTGCCCCCGGTAAAGACCTTCGTGAGCGGGCTCAGCCAGGACTTGTTCGTGAACGACAGCCTGATGGTGCTCAGCATCGACTTTTTTGCCGGTGCCAAGGCCAGCTACCGGCCCAACGTGCCCGAATACATCCTGCGCCGCTACGAGCCGGCCTATATGATTCCTACCGCGGCCTTGGCTATTTCCAGCAAGTACAACCAGAAGAAGCTCACCGACCAGACCATGCTGAGCGAGATGGTGCAGTTTGGTAAGTCGCTTTACTTCGCCGAAAAGGTGCTGCCCTGCACCGCTGATACCTTGCTCATTGGCTTTACGGGACCGGAAATGGCTAATCTGCAGTTCAACGAAGGCAAGGTATGGGCCCACTTTATTGAGAAAAATCTGCTCTACAACACCAGCCCGTTTACCATTCAGAAGTATATCGGGGAACGGCCCAATGTGCCCGAAATCGACAAAACTTGCCCCGGCCGGGTGGGAGCCTGGGTCGGCTGGCAGATTGTGCGCAAGTATATGGCTGAGCACCCCAACGTGACGCTGGCCCAACTGATGGCTCAGAAAGACCCGCAGCGCATCCTGAATGAGTCGCGGTACCGGCCGCGGCGGAAGTAG
- a CDS encoding MFS transporter produces MAADTSLTPHDPYAALRIPDFRRLISARVCFTVATRVQGLVVAWQIFRLTGDPLALGFIGLAEALPSIGVSLYAGHVADSVKRKNIIIVTVTVLLLCAAALWALSSPAGLPLLAKGSLYTLPLYVVIFISGIARGFLGPALFSFMPQLLPSRDKLANAITWNSTTYQASAVLGPAIGGYLVAHLGVANSYAVATGLLLLALVQFAGIASRPLPPREGEKLSLQESVLSGLKFIFSNQLVLAALALDMFAVLFGGAVALLPVFAVDILHVGAAGLGHLEAAPAVGSVLMAVALTYFPLKRHAGRKLLWAVAGFGAATIAFALSTNFWLSLGLLFLTGVFDSVSVIVRSTLIHTFTPEYMKGRVSAVNNIFIGSSNEIGAFESGAAAKLMGVVPSVVFGGIMTIIVVLFTTWRADKLRTLDMTPKKPEPEPVA; encoded by the coding sequence ATGGCTGCTGATACCTCGCTCACGCCCCACGACCCGTACGCGGCGCTACGGATTCCTGATTTTCGTCGGCTTATTTCGGCCCGGGTGTGTTTTACGGTGGCTACCCGCGTGCAGGGGCTGGTGGTGGCCTGGCAGATATTCCGGCTCACCGGCGACCCGCTGGCGCTGGGCTTTATCGGGCTGGCCGAGGCGCTGCCCAGCATTGGCGTGTCGCTCTACGCGGGGCACGTGGCCGACTCGGTAAAGCGCAAGAACATCATCATCGTGACCGTGACGGTGCTGCTGCTGTGTGCGGCGGCACTGTGGGCTTTGTCGTCGCCGGCGGGGCTGCCCTTGCTGGCCAAAGGCTCCTTGTACACGCTGCCGCTCTACGTGGTCATCTTTATCAGCGGTATTGCCCGGGGCTTTCTGGGGCCGGCTTTGTTCTCGTTTATGCCCCAGCTGCTGCCTAGCCGAGATAAGCTGGCCAACGCCATTACCTGGAACAGCACCACCTATCAAGCTTCGGCGGTGCTGGGCCCGGCCATCGGCGGCTACCTGGTGGCCCACCTGGGCGTGGCCAACTCCTACGCTGTGGCCACTGGGTTGCTGCTGCTGGCCCTGGTGCAGTTTGCTGGCATTGCGTCGCGGCCCCTGCCGCCGCGCGAGGGCGAGAAGCTGAGCCTGCAAGAAAGTGTGCTGAGCGGACTAAAGTTTATTTTCAGCAACCAGCTCGTGCTGGCGGCCCTGGCGCTGGATATGTTTGCGGTGCTCTTCGGTGGTGCCGTGGCCCTGCTGCCAGTGTTTGCGGTGGATATTCTGCACGTGGGAGCCGCCGGCCTGGGTCATTTGGAAGCCGCACCCGCTGTAGGCTCAGTACTGATGGCCGTGGCCCTGACTTATTTCCCCCTGAAGCGGCACGCCGGCCGCAAGCTGCTGTGGGCCGTGGCGGGCTTCGGGGCCGCTACCATTGCCTTTGCCTTGTCTACCAACTTCTGGTTGTCGTTGGGCCTGCTGTTTCTGACCGGCGTCTTCGACTCGGTGTCGGTGATTGTGCGCTCCACGCTGATTCACACCTTTACGCCCGAGTACATGAAGGGGCGCGTATCGGCCGTCAACAACATCTTTATCGGTTCCAGCAACGAAATAGGGGCCTTTGAGTCGGGAGCGGCGGCCAAGCTGATGGGCGTGGTGCCCTCGGTGGTATTCGGCGGCATCATGACCATTATCGTGGTCTTATTCACCACCTGGCGGGCCGATAAGCTGCGCACGCTGGACATGACGCCCAAGAAGCCGGAGCCCGAACCAGTGGCCTAG
- a CDS encoding porin family protein, whose amino-acid sequence MKKLLLAMLVLGASAGTASAQVEIGLKLSPSVAYMRADGPTAYNFQNAKSKVTLGGGLVVDYFFGQNYAFSSGLWLTGKGGTISYMDVSSPGGSSMVTKEQKIGLQYLEVPVTVKLFTNDIATDTKLYFQLGGTLGGAIANRINGEKRYTDAATGKETEASKHFIVPDASALIGAGVEYQLGQSTKVFGGFSYHRGLFNIDKYFEDERGFQEVTLKNNEIALDLGLKF is encoded by the coding sequence ATGAAAAAATTGCTTCTCGCAATGCTGGTGCTGGGTGCATCAGCCGGCACGGCTTCCGCTCAGGTAGAAATTGGCTTGAAACTGTCGCCCTCCGTTGCGTACATGCGCGCTGATGGTCCCACGGCCTATAACTTTCAGAACGCAAAAAGCAAAGTGACCCTGGGTGGCGGCCTGGTAGTCGACTACTTCTTTGGCCAGAACTACGCTTTCAGCTCCGGCTTATGGCTTACTGGCAAGGGCGGCACTATCTCCTATATGGATGTCAGCTCTCCGGGTGGCTCTTCGATGGTAACCAAGGAACAGAAAATCGGCCTGCAGTACCTGGAAGTGCCGGTTACCGTCAAGCTGTTTACCAATGATATTGCCACCGATACCAAGCTCTATTTCCAGCTGGGCGGTACCCTGGGCGGCGCTATTGCCAACCGCATCAATGGAGAGAAGCGCTATACGGATGCCGCCACGGGTAAAGAAACCGAAGCTTCCAAGCACTTCATCGTACCCGATGCCTCGGCTCTGATTGGGGCCGGCGTCGAATATCAGCTCGGCCAGAGCACCAAGGTATTCGGTGGCTTCTCCTACCACCGCGGCCTGTTCAACATCGACAAGTATTTCGAAGACGAGCGGGGCTTCCAGGAAGTAACGCTCAAAAACAACGAAATAGCCCTGGATTTAGGCCTGAAGTTCTAA
- the nth gene encoding endonuclease III has translation MRKPERFRRFLDYFTTHFPEPKTELHYGNPYELIVAVVLSAQCTDKRVNQIMPALLEQFPTPAHLALASADDIFPFIRSVSYPNNKAKHLAGLGRLLVEEFNSEVPSTIEELQRLPGVGRKTANVIVSVIYNQPAMAVDTHVFRVSHRLGLVTQKATTPLAVEKELVRYIPEKLIPKAHHWLILHGRYVCVARTPKCGICPLKDFCKYYASHFGKPSAADLDPATTVEI, from the coding sequence ATGCGCAAGCCCGAGCGGTTCCGTCGGTTCCTCGACTACTTCACCACCCACTTTCCCGAGCCCAAAACGGAGCTGCACTACGGCAACCCCTACGAGCTGATTGTGGCCGTGGTACTCAGTGCCCAGTGTACCGATAAGCGCGTCAACCAGATTATGCCGGCTCTGCTGGAGCAATTTCCGACCCCGGCCCACTTGGCGCTGGCTTCGGCCGACGACATCTTTCCCTTTATTCGTAGCGTCTCCTACCCCAACAACAAGGCCAAGCACCTAGCGGGCCTGGGCCGTTTGCTAGTGGAGGAATTTAACTCTGAAGTGCCCAGCACGATTGAGGAACTACAGCGCCTACCGGGTGTGGGCCGCAAAACGGCCAACGTAATTGTATCGGTTATTTACAATCAGCCCGCTATGGCCGTCGACACGCATGTGTTTCGGGTGTCGCACCGGCTGGGCTTGGTGACGCAAAAGGCTACAACGCCCCTAGCCGTGGAAAAGGAGCTGGTGCGGTATATACCCGAGAAGCTGATTCCGAAAGCCCACCACTGGCTGATTCTGCACGGCCGCTACGTATGCGTGGCTCGCACGCCCAAGTGCGGAATTTGCCCGCTTAAGGACTTTTGTAAGTACTACGCTTCTCACTTCGGCAAGCCCAGCGCAGCAGATTTAGATCCGGCTACTACTGTGGAAATCTGA
- a CDS encoding DUF6799 domain-containing protein, translated as MHYAPLACLALASLLLPAAPVLAQTTPASTATASASAPALKDGVARRNGLTMRIQAGQMSRLSAPVTMDNGTVVRPDGIMISKDGTRQMLPEGRAVNLQGTIVNFTDDMMSAPLLSSVPGK; from the coding sequence ATGCACTACGCTCCGCTTGCCTGCCTTGCCCTTGCCAGCCTGCTGCTACCCGCGGCCCCCGTCCTGGCCCAAACTACGCCGGCGTCGACCGCCACAGCTTCTGCATCAGCCCCGGCGCTGAAAGACGGGGTAGCCCGCCGCAATGGCCTTACCATGCGGATTCAGGCCGGCCAGATGTCGCGCTTGTCGGCTCCGGTCACCATGGACAATGGCACCGTTGTACGTCCCGACGGGATTATGATCAGCAAGGACGGCACCCGGCAGATGCTGCCCGAGGGCAGGGCGGTGAACCTGCAGGGTACCATCGTCAACTTCACCGACGACATGATGTCGGCCCCGCTATTGAGCAGCGTGCCCGGCAAGTAA
- a CDS encoding Rne/Rng family ribonuclease encodes MSNELVINSTQEGERIALLQDKRLIEYHFDRNDTNYSVGDIFLGTVKKVMPGLNAAFIDIGYQKDAFLHYGDLGENFPSLLKWSRGVQSQKITVGALKNFQFEGQLDKVGKAADVFKKGQQLLVQIVKEPISTKGPRLSMDISMAGRYLVLVPFSNTISVSKKIVSKTERERLKRLIASIKPDNFGVIIRTVAEGREVAELDRDMQSMTANWEQLFQSLRAAKPNDKVLGELGRTSSMIRDMLNESFDSITVDSAPMYEEMRSYLQKIAPDKLGLLKLHTGKVKVFEHVGIEKQLKTLFGKTVTVPGGGYLVIEHTEALHVIDVNSGNKSNQESDQEATALMINMLAAKEVARQLRLRDMGGIIVVDFIDMKSADSRKKVEDAVKDIMKNDKARFTILPITKFGLLQITRQRVRPAENIVTGEVCPTCGGTGKISASILVTDEIDNSIEDLLVTQNQSGITLYVHPFLHAYYTKGLVSKQMKWYLKYYKWVKIMKDTSLGLTDYRIEDERGEEIELHSPAAAMSRLQDREVEEITD; translated from the coding sequence TTGAGTAACGAATTAGTCATTAATTCTACTCAGGAAGGAGAACGGATTGCCCTGCTCCAGGATAAGCGGCTCATTGAATACCACTTTGACCGCAACGACACCAACTACTCCGTTGGTGACATCTTCCTGGGCACGGTCAAGAAAGTTATGCCCGGTCTGAACGCCGCGTTCATCGACATTGGGTATCAAAAAGACGCATTTCTGCACTACGGCGACCTAGGGGAGAACTTCCCTTCGCTGCTGAAGTGGAGCAGAGGCGTACAATCGCAGAAAATTACCGTCGGGGCGCTCAAGAACTTTCAGTTCGAAGGGCAGCTCGACAAAGTCGGCAAGGCCGCCGACGTCTTCAAGAAGGGCCAGCAGCTGCTGGTTCAGATTGTGAAGGAGCCAATTTCCACCAAGGGGCCGCGCCTAAGCATGGATATTTCCATGGCGGGCCGGTATCTGGTGCTGGTCCCTTTTTCGAATACGATTAGCGTATCCAAGAAAATCGTCAGCAAGACGGAGCGGGAGCGGCTCAAGCGGCTCATTGCCTCCATCAAGCCCGACAATTTTGGCGTAATCATCCGCACCGTGGCCGAAGGCCGGGAGGTGGCTGAGCTCGACCGGGATATGCAGAGCATGACGGCCAACTGGGAACAGCTCTTCCAGTCCTTGCGCGCGGCTAAGCCGAACGACAAGGTGCTGGGTGAACTGGGCCGCACCAGTTCCATGATTCGCGATATGCTCAACGAAAGCTTCGACTCCATTACCGTGGATTCGGCGCCGATGTATGAGGAGATGCGCAGCTACCTCCAGAAAATTGCGCCCGACAAGCTCGGCTTGCTCAAGCTTCACACCGGTAAGGTGAAAGTGTTTGAGCACGTGGGAATTGAAAAGCAGCTCAAAACGCTGTTTGGCAAGACCGTAACAGTGCCCGGCGGGGGCTATTTGGTGATTGAACACACCGAAGCCCTGCACGTTATCGACGTCAACTCGGGCAACAAGAGCAACCAGGAAAGTGACCAGGAGGCTACGGCTCTCATGATCAACATGCTGGCGGCTAAAGAGGTAGCCCGGCAGCTGCGCCTGCGCGACATGGGCGGCATCATCGTCGTCGATTTTATCGACATGAAGAGTGCCGATAGTCGCAAAAAGGTGGAGGATGCCGTGAAGGACATCATGAAGAACGACAAAGCGCGCTTCACGATTCTACCTATTACCAAATTCGGGCTGCTGCAGATTACGCGGCAGCGCGTACGCCCCGCCGAGAACATTGTGACCGGTGAAGTGTGCCCCACCTGTGGCGGCACGGGCAAGATTTCGGCCTCTATCCTCGTAACGGACGAAATCGACAACAGCATTGAGGACCTGCTGGTTACCCAAAACCAGTCGGGCATCACGCTGTACGTGCACCCCTTCCTGCACGCTTATTACACCAAGGGATTGGTGTCGAAGCAGATGAAGTGGTATTTGAAGTATTATAAGTGGGTCAAGATCATGAAGGATACGTCCTTGGGCTTGACCGACTACCGCATCGAGGATGAGCGGGGCGAGGAAATCGAGTTGCATTCCCCCGCCGCCGCCATGAGCCGCCTCCAGGACCGGGAGGTGGAAGAAATTACTGATTGA